TCCGCTAGTCCTTATTCCCTAATACCTATGAATTTCATCCAATCAATTAAAAACTGGGCAACATCTACCCGGTTTTTCCAATTTTTTGACAAACCTAAAACAAAATCTATGACTGATTCCAAACCCCGTGACGTACAAATTCTTCCTATTGCTACAAATACTAAAGTTCTCAGAGCGCGTAGTTGGTCACGTTTGCGGTTTGAAATTGAATATGCCTTAGAAAGAGGGACAACCTCTAATGGTTATGTAATTGAAGGTGATAAAACGGCAATTATTGACCCGCCTGTAGAAAGCTTCATGGCGATTTATCTTGAAGCCTTGCAGCAGACAATCAATTTGAAAAAATTGGATTATGTCATTCTGGGTCACTTTAGCCCCAACCGTGTACCCACATTTAAAGCGCTGTTAGAATTAGCTCCGCAAATTACCTTCGTTTGTTCCCTTCCTGGTGCGGCTGATTTACGTGCGGCTTTTCCAGATACCAACTTGAATATTTTGGCGATGCGGGGGAAAGAAACCCTCGATTTAGGTAAAGGTCATGTGTTGAAGTTCTTGCCAATTCCTAGCCCTCGTTGGCCTGCGGGACTTTGTACCTACGACACACAAACCCAAATCCTCTACACAGATAAGATATTCGGCGCACATATCTGTGGCGATGATGTCTTTGATGATAATTGGGAATCCTTCAAGGAAGACCAGCGTTACTACTACAACTGTCTGATGGCTCCCCATGCTGTCCATGTGGAAGCTGCATTGGAAAAAATCTCTGATTTACAAGTGCGGATGTATGCTGTAGGTCACGGGCCTTTGGTTCGTAGCAGCTTGATGGCGTTAACTCAAGCTTATGCAGATTGGAGCCGCGCCCAAAAAGATAGAGAGATTTCTGTCGCTTTACTCTATGCTTCAGCTTACGGTAATACGGCAACATTAGCACAAGCGATCGCCCTTGGACTTACCAAAGGCGGCGTAGCAGTCAAATCAATCAACTGTGAATTTGCTACCCCAGAAGAAATTCAAACCACTCTAGAACAAGCCGATGGTTTCCTCATTGGTTCCCCCACTATCGGCGGTCACGCACCAACCCCCATACACACCGCTTTAGGTATCGTTCTCAAGGTGTGTGATAACAACAAACTAGCTGGGGTCTTCGGTTCC
Above is a genomic segment from Nostoc sp. MS1 containing:
- a CDS encoding diflavin flavoprotein; protein product: MTDSKPRDVQILPIATNTKVLRARSWSRLRFEIEYALERGTTSNGYVIEGDKTAIIDPPVESFMAIYLEALQQTINLKKLDYVILGHFSPNRVPTFKALLELAPQITFVCSLPGAADLRAAFPDTNLNILAMRGKETLDLGKGHVLKFLPIPSPRWPAGLCTYDTQTQILYTDKIFGAHICGDDVFDDNWESFKEDQRYYYNCLMAPHAVHVEAALEKISDLQVRMYAVGHGPLVRSSLMALTQAYADWSRAQKDREISVALLYASAYGNTATLAQAIALGLTKGGVAVKSINCEFATPEEIQTTLEQADGFLIGSPTIGGHAPTPIHTALGIVLKVCDNNKLAGVFGSYGWSGEALEMIEGKLRDAGYRFGVETLKVKFKPDDVTLKYCEEVGTDFAQTLKKAKKVRVPQQAATPVEQAVGRIVGSVCVITAKQGDVSTGMMGSWVSQATFNPPGLTVAIAKERAIESLMYPGGKFAVNILPEGNHLEYMKHFRKSFAPGEDRFANFTTTEADNGCTVLADALAYVECSVEQRLECGDHWVVYATVDNGKLLKPDDVTAINHRKTGTHY